The nucleotide window GTCACCAAAATAGCAAATAGAAATTGCAATAGATACATGAACCACTATGACTTACAGTAAAAGATTAAGCTTCATGAAATATGAGGAAGAAAAGTTTGAGGAATGAAACACACTTCATAATAagtttaattaatgtatttgaattcgactcccctatagcaaaaaaaaaaaaaaaacctacaaataatTGTGGAAATACAAGTTTTGTTTACTAAAGAACCAAATATAATGAATTTAACCATTTCAACAGCGTTATGAGTTGTGGAGTGAGAGGTGCAAGAGTAGTAATGTCGCATTGcaatcaaaatcaattttctttatttatatgaAGAAACCTGTAGAAAGGGACAAAATAGAAGATCAATTTTCAATCatctttgttgaaatttttaaaagagtaaaaaaaaagtcatcaaaatagcaaaaagaaatCGTCATAATtacatgaatcactatgacttatagtaaaaattaaGCTCCATGAAATAGgaggaagaaaactttgaagaatgaaacaaacttcataagaagcttaattaatatatttgaattcgACTACCCTACAGCGGAAAAACACCTACAAATAATAGTAGCAGAAAATtcttctatttatagacaacaaatggtagtgtgaacaaatgtttattgtgccttatcggaaaggtcacaactctttggaaaagttacaacccttcggaaatgtcacaacctttAATAGaagtcataattttttaataaaagtcacaactcttcataaaagtcacaactttttttataaaagttgcaacttttgatataaaagtcgcaactcttcataaaagttacagtttttcataaaagtcacaacttttaatgaaaagggaaggctagttttggaaataaataaattaaaaggaaattcttgtttgtggtggcgccacgtaggcgggcctagagttctcttttatatatatatatatatatatataatataatgatatcaacataatattttaattattgtaatgagTTCTCTAGTTTATTGGTAACGTTTCCATGGATTCAATTTGACATTTCTGGATTACCAAATGCTAATTGAATATGTCCATTAATTAAAAGATTAGGAGAAAATTACCAAAACTTCAATATCTCTTTTGACATGAATAACAATCCGGCGTAGTAAATATAAGTACTAATCTACCTAGTCAGAGGCAAAATCCCTCGTTCTAAGATCAACTACTGTTCTCTTCCAACTCCTAAACTTTACAGACTCTGCAAATCCTGCTTTACTTTTCTATAAAATTGTGAAAGCAAGTTTCCATATCAGTTTCTCAAACGAGAAGTAAGGTTAATGAAGACATCCTCTTTGCAAGGTATTGTGAGACCACCCATTGGATGATCGAAACCAAATTCTTCCTCAGCTTGGCTAAGCAAGTCTTGAAATAAAGGTTGGTTCAAGAATGATATAGGGATCACAAATCTCTTCTTCTGTTCCTCCCCAACATACACAGCACAGTGGCCTTTCGGAACATCTTTAGTTGTCGAAGACTTCTTGATTATACGGATAGCCATGGTTGTTTTAGTTCAATATAGATAAGCAAATAATGAAAGTAAGGACTTTGAAAGCAGAGTAAAGCTTTGAATGGTTTCACGTTTTGCTGAGAGCTGTGGTGGTAGAGGGttcttttttatgtgtttatataGGCCAATGGCAAGTAGATAAGTCTTAGTGACATGCATTTTATGTAGGCACCACTTAAAGATTCCTGTGTAGTTGTAGTTGAGTTTTAGTGAGGCACTGTTTAGAGACAATTGCACATGAGATAACCCATGAATATGCCTTCCAACtaattatcaaactattttAGACTTTGAAACAATGTCTAAAAGCAGAAGGCCCTACTGATTTTCACAAAAGAAGAACAGATTCATGGtatatcattttcttgatgttgaATCAACAAAGTATAGTCGGCATTCCACTGATTGATCATAAAACACGATCTATGTGATCTCCTGAATATTTTAGACAAAAGGTGATCATCCATAGTGCTGAAGGGACGGCTCAGGATGCATGTTGATTCTCGTCATATAGTGCTGCTGTTGAGTACTTATAACATGGTCAATTTAGGATGATTATTGTGGAGAACTCAATAAAGCTACAATATTTCTCAAGTTGCATTAGTCAATAATAAGGTTAGACAAGCAAGAGAAGAATGTAGAAACTTATCTCTAATCTGTTAATCATTTATGATAATTCACTGGTACAAATCCACAAGAATAGTACTCTGACTTAAATTTGTTAAGAGATTATATTAATCGaataaagagttgactttgaACAGCATTGCTTTAATTGGAGTCTAAATTCCTATACCAAACTAAACATTCTATGTATTTGTGGACAGTCAGCATTAAGGCCAGTATGGTCTAGAAACTGAAGACCGAATATTCTTGATTTTCCCATAAATGTTGCAATTGGTAAGTCACACCTAGCAAGTTGGAGAAAGTTAAAAATCTTATGATGATGCTCCTGGTCAGTTCCTAAGCTGTGCATTGCAAGGACCTAGTCATAATGCTAAACTCAGATCTCAGATCTTCCCTTTATTCACTTAGACGCGTTTTATAGTGTCCCTCAATCAATTGTGCAGTTACAATTAACTAGAGATATTAGAGAAGAAAAATTAGGGGTAGTGACACTTTTCTTGTTGAATTTTACAAGTACAAGAATACTGAATTTCAATTTCCTAAgttaaaaaagtttaaattcGTCTCAAGGAGTTGTAAAATGCCTGTTGTCGGAGAAAACAACAAACTGTTTCAACTAATTACTTAGTGTTGCCTTACATATGGAAATGCAGCGCAATTCTCTGTGTTAACCAATTGCTCAGAGTAACAAGAGGTTGCAAAATTGCTGAAATAGTACTAATTTTGTAAGAGTAAGATTGTTCACAAATAGGGTTAATCAAATACAAAACTGCTCCTCATTTTGACTTAACAAGTCTTGAAACAAATGCTCAAAGCAAAGGTCTTTCACCTTTGTATGTCCCATTTTAATAGAAAGCAAAGAACTGTAGATTTTATCCTATTATGTAGTTCTTCTATTGCACTTAGTTTGGAAATGATCACTTGATTCTGGCTCCAGAATGTTAGAAAACcatgaaaacttgaaaaaacaCCAATGCTAAATGAATAGAATCATCAATTGAAGAAGGTTCAATAATTCATTATCTTCCCATTTTATAACAATCAGgctttgtatatataatttcacTAATCTACCTACTCAGAGGCAATATCCTCATTCTAACATCAATTACTGTTTTCTCCAACTCCTAAATTTTACATTGTCCGAATCTTGCTTTAGTATAAAATTGTGAAAGAAAGTTTCCATTTCAGTTCCTCAAACGAGAAGTAAGGTTAATGAAGACATCCTCTCTGCAAGGTATTGTAAGACCACCCATTGGATGATCGAAACCAAATTCTTCCTCAGCTTGACTAAGCAAGTTTTGAAATAAAGGGTGGCTCAAGAATGATATAGGAATTACAAATCTCTTCTTCTGCTCCTCCCCAACATACACAGCACAGTGGCCTTAGACTTCTTGATTATACGAGGCATACGGATAGCCATGGTTGTTTAGTTCAATGTGGATAAGCAAATAATGAAGGAAAGAACTTGTAAGAACTTTGAAAGCAGAGTAAAGCTTTGAATGTTTCAAGTCTTGCTGAGAGTTGTAGTGGTTGAGGCTTCTCTTTATGTGTTTATATAGGCCAATGGAAAGTTGTGGAATCCTAGTGAAGTGCATTGAATTGGCATTTTCAGTAGGCACCAGTTAAAGATTACTTGTGTAGCTGAATTTTGGCTTGAACTATTTTGAGACAATAGCACATGAATATAACACATGAATATGCCTTCTAACtaattatcaaactatttaGACTTTGAAACTATGTCTAAAAACATAAGGCCCCATTGCTTTTCTAAATAAAGAACAGATTCATGAAATCTCATTTTCTTGAAATAGTTTAGTTATGGACCACCTGAAGTTATTTCTTGATGTTGAATAAAAAAAGTGTAGTCAGCATCCCATCGATCGATTTATCATAAAATGTGAAT belongs to Solanum stenotomum isolate F172 chromosome 1, ASM1918654v1, whole genome shotgun sequence and includes:
- the LOC125868700 gene encoding auxin-responsive protein SAUR20-like; this translates as MAIRIIKKSSTTKDVPKGHCAVYVGEEQKKRFVIPISFLNQPLFQDLLSQAEEEFGFDHPMGGLTIPCKEDVFINLTSRLRN
- the LOC125845567 gene encoding auxin-responsive protein SAUR21-like, whose translation is MGNTKAKELCFDHLFQTSIWKPLVTSEQLINSENCAAFTCHCAVYVGEEQKKRFVIPISFLSHPLFQNLLSQAEEEFGFDHPMGGLTIPCREDVFINLTSRLRN